One stretch of Actinomycetota bacterium DNA includes these proteins:
- a CDS encoding AAA family ATPase, translating into RRARRCLWLAALELSDPATALAAAGAAVRTDELDEEAHRAVMLAHYRAGDQGAALAAFERLRTILEDQLGTDPGPETEALHVAILRNEEPAPASRPSPETRADVMDPGFVGRDREVDMLLKRWSRASGGSAGLVLITGEAGIGKSRLAAEAARIVEATGGVVLRSRCYQAERSLFLQPIAEALRWAVTTLSPDDTRAAAGEWAGPLAELAPEVSRVVAPVDYEPGPPQVERRRTFEAVASFFHTLSQRRPVLLVLDDLHLAGAATIELLHFMVRRIGRARVLVIATMRSEEASDVVGQVVEIGDAVALEPLREEAVASLARQAKATALATDLMRKTAGHTLFVVEALRAIVESGEARTIPIPDSLRHAVVARTKRLGAETEGFLRAVVGLGSTFDVGVAAELAGVPLQEAVVHAERALHARLIVQSGSAYGFANDLIREILYDSTPRPSRVARHRLAATLLADNPEASAVHLAAAGDVRGAAEAWLTAAESAAASFANRDAARLLGEAVTAAHRSGADLLAARCRLTRSRVRETLGEYREASEDASAALEIAQRRRDPDLEAQALERLAWVAYSSRYDEGADDLARRAWEFSESAAEASGARPSATVLRARLKHSRGEVHDASEVLQDAVAGDLDDATRAAALSCLGSALAHGDRFEEAARTLERAVELCRKTKNLRFLVNGLFFSGMAQGNLGRFGPALSTFDTLARLVEESESRSYRARVANLRSWMYRELGDVGRARDLAQEAVDRAAEFGEVEPRGHAALALAECALLEGDDAEAARLVDEVSAMVAGRVVGFSWRLELHAAELRARVEAERAEAVLELARRCGSRKYEALAFAHLGRPRDALRIATALGSDYLTALVGDEESARRAVDRLALGLPEDLREGFVARGPLSAAGSSAARRDRAPRSSRRPRA; encoded by the coding sequence CGCGCCGGGCGCGGCGGTGTCTGTGGCTGGCGGCGCTCGAGCTGTCCGACCCGGCGACGGCGCTGGCGGCTGCCGGCGCGGCCGTCAGGACCGACGAGCTCGACGAGGAGGCGCATCGCGCAGTGATGCTTGCCCACTACAGAGCGGGCGATCAGGGAGCGGCGCTGGCTGCCTTCGAACGGCTGCGAACGATCCTCGAAGACCAGCTCGGCACCGACCCCGGCCCGGAGACCGAGGCGCTCCACGTCGCGATCCTTCGCAATGAAGAGCCCGCCCCGGCGTCGCGGCCGTCGCCCGAAACCCGAGCAGACGTAATGGACCCGGGGTTCGTGGGTCGCGACCGCGAGGTCGACATGCTGCTGAAGCGGTGGTCACGCGCGTCGGGGGGGTCCGCAGGTTTGGTCCTGATCACCGGCGAAGCGGGCATCGGGAAGTCGCGCCTTGCTGCGGAAGCGGCCCGGATCGTGGAGGCGACCGGGGGCGTCGTCCTGCGATCGCGCTGCTACCAGGCCGAACGATCCTTGTTCCTTCAACCGATCGCCGAGGCGCTGCGATGGGCCGTGACGACGCTAAGCCCCGACGACACGCGCGCGGCTGCAGGGGAGTGGGCAGGGCCGCTAGCGGAGCTCGCCCCCGAGGTCTCTCGAGTCGTGGCGCCCGTCGACTACGAGCCCGGTCCGCCGCAGGTCGAGCGCCGCAGGACGTTCGAGGCCGTCGCATCGTTCTTCCACACGCTGTCGCAACGTCGTCCCGTGCTGTTGGTGCTAGACGACCTTCACCTCGCCGGGGCGGCGACGATCGAGCTGCTGCACTTCATGGTGCGAAGGATCGGCCGCGCTCGGGTGCTCGTGATCGCAACCATGAGATCCGAGGAGGCCTCCGACGTCGTGGGACAAGTTGTCGAGATCGGCGATGCGGTGGCGCTCGAGCCTCTCCGGGAAGAGGCGGTCGCGTCCCTGGCGCGCCAGGCCAAGGCGACCGCGCTTGCAACCGACCTGATGAGGAAGACGGCGGGCCACACGCTGTTCGTAGTAGAGGCCCTGCGGGCGATAGTCGAAAGTGGTGAAGCGCGGACGATTCCCATCCCGGATTCGTTGCGCCACGCCGTCGTCGCGCGCACGAAGCGTTTGGGGGCCGAAACCGAGGGTTTCCTGCGCGCGGTCGTGGGGCTCGGATCGACCTTCGACGTCGGGGTCGCGGCGGAGCTGGCGGGCGTACCGCTGCAGGAGGCGGTCGTCCACGCCGAGCGTGCTCTCCACGCTCGTCTGATAGTCCAGTCGGGGAGTGCCTACGGCTTCGCCAACGATCTCATCCGCGAGATCCTCTACGACTCCACGCCCCGGCCCAGCCGGGTCGCGCGCCATCGCCTCGCGGCGACCCTTCTCGCCGACAACCCCGAGGCCAGCGCGGTCCACCTCGCGGCGGCCGGCGACGTCAGGGGCGCCGCAGAGGCGTGGCTGACGGCGGCCGAGAGCGCGGCGGCGTCCTTTGCCAATCGCGACGCCGCGCGCCTACTCGGCGAGGCGGTTACCGCTGCACACCGGTCGGGCGCCGACCTGTTGGCGGCGCGGTGTCGTCTGACCCGAAGCCGGGTTCGGGAGACCCTGGGCGAATACCGGGAAGCCTCCGAGGACGCATCCGCCGCCCTCGAGATCGCACAACGGCGGCGTGACCCGGATCTGGAGGCGCAGGCGCTGGAAAGACTCGCGTGGGTCGCGTACAGCAGCCGCTACGACGAAGGAGCCGACGACCTGGCGCGGCGGGCATGGGAGTTCAGCGAGTCGGCCGCCGAGGCGTCGGGAGCCCGTCCCAGCGCGACCGTGCTCCGAGCGCGTCTGAAGCATTCCCGCGGGGAGGTGCACGACGCGTCGGAGGTCCTGCAAGATGCTGTGGCCGGCGACCTCGACGATGCTACGAGGGCCGCCGCCCTGAGCTGTCTGGGTAGCGCGCTCGCACACGGAGATCGCTTCGAGGAGGCGGCGCGCACGCTCGAACGAGCGGTCGAGCTGTGCCGCAAGACAAAGAACTTGCGTTTCCTCGTCAACGGCCTGTTCTTCTCGGGTATGGCGCAGGGGAACCTCGGAAGGTTCGGGCCTGCGCTATCCACTTTCGACACGCTGGCTCGACTTGTCGAGGAGTCCGAGTCACGCTCCTATCGGGCACGCGTCGCGAACCTACGCTCGTGGATGTACAGAGAGCTCGGCGACGTCGGGCGGGCGCGTGACCTTGCGCAGGAGGCGGTCGATCGAGCCGCGGAGTTCGGCGAGGTCGAACCGAGAGGTCACGCCGCCCTTGCGCTCGCCGAATGCGCGTTGCTCGAAGGTGACGACGCCGAAGCGGCGCGGCTGGTCGACGAGGTGAGCGCGATGGTCGCCGGACGCGTCGTCGGCTTCAGCTGGCGACTCGAGTTGCACGCGGCCGAGCTGCGCGCTCGTGTCGAGGCCGAACGTGCCGAAGCCGTGCTCGAGCTGGCCCGGAGATGCGGATCGAGGAAGTACGAGGCCCTCGCCTTCGCGCATCTCGGGCGCCCACGCGACGCGCTCCGGATAGCGACCGCGTTGGGCTCCGACTACCTGACGGCTCTGGTGGGAGACGAGGAGAGCGCGCGGCGAGCGGTGGACCGGCTGGCGCTCGGGCTGCCCGAGGACCTCAGGGAGGGCTTCGTTGCGCGAGGGCCACTATCAGCTGCGGGGTCCAGCGCAGCGCGTCGGGACCGAGCGCCGCGATCATCTCGACGGCCTCGCGCCTGA
- a CDS encoding methyltransferase domain-containing protein: protein METTALPPDGVKPSIRRSYESSALAYSRYAEPLVFRFVVEPLLEVVEPFGRPVLDVASGSGALARRLTRCVAIDMAAAQLALNPLIHRVQGDAERLPFRNDSFAVAACAFGINHFPDPVAAVREMARVAPVVGVITWQRPETPYLPKEIVRQAIACHQNGPRPHAGDTIDRMTSAVGSEHALRDLFERSHLGAEVRTTEVEVPWPGAAQFVEYRLSLPPALSRRVRDSVRREAVEMIAALGPDALRWTPQLIVALAQRSPP, encoded by the coding sequence GTGGAAACGACCGCGCTCCCGCCAGACGGCGTCAAGCCGTCGATCCGAAGGTCGTACGAGTCGTCGGCGCTCGCTTACTCACGCTACGCCGAGCCGCTCGTCTTCCGCTTCGTGGTCGAACCCCTGCTCGAGGTGGTCGAACCGTTCGGGCGACCGGTTCTCGACGTCGCGTCCGGAAGCGGTGCGCTCGCCCGGCGGCTAACGAGATGCGTGGCGATCGACATGGCCGCGGCGCAACTCGCCCTCAACCCGCTGATACACAGGGTTCAGGGCGACGCCGAGCGGCTCCCCTTCCGGAACGACTCGTTCGCGGTGGCCGCGTGTGCGTTCGGCATCAACCACTTCCCCGATCCAGTAGCGGCCGTGCGAGAGATGGCCAGGGTCGCCCCCGTCGTGGGAGTGATCACATGGCAGCGGCCCGAGACGCCCTATCTACCCAAGGAGATCGTGAGACAGGCGATCGCTTGTCATCAGAACGGGCCCCGCCCCCATGCGGGCGACACCATCGACCGCATGACGAGCGCTGTCGGGTCGGAGCACGCGCTGCGGGACCTCTTCGAACGTTCGCATCTGGGCGCTGAGGTACGGACAACCGAAGTGGAGGTGCCGTGGCCGGGCGCCGCTCAGTTCGTCGAATACCGGCTGTCTCTGCCCCCGGCGCTCTCGCGCCGGGTCCGTGACTCCGTCAGGCGCGAGGCCGTCGAGATGATCGCGGCGCTCGGTCCCGACGCGCTGCGCTGGACCCCGCAGCTGATAGTGGCCCTCGCGCAACGAAGCCCTCCCTGA
- a CDS encoding AAA family ATPase: MGGGTRRTVTAVFVDVVGSTSIAEQMDPEAFASLMSRFFTEMSSVVERHGGMVEKFVGDAVKASFGVPVAHEDDALRAVRAAVEMRESLAKLNEDLRSRWGFALQTRIGINTGEVMSVTHGDHVVALGDAMNVAARLEQTAAPNQIVIGPTTYELVQHAVDARPLAPLTLKGKGHEVVAYAVETLDPEVEAIRRHLDRPMVGREPDVLALEDVLEEAGGTPGCSLVMVVGEPGIGKSRLVAEIKARLQARRALFLIGGCLPYGQAATYAPIARAVTRWFASSQDEVRDIRTALATTVAAEADSDVIASRIFQLMGLEEPISPPEELFWGLRKLLEALAREHPLVVAIEDLHWAEPSLVGLLDHLVEWTRDAAVILICSCRPEFLDLHPQWERKARMTLRLEPLPHEEARILVRGISSATLGPERTDEVVAVSGGNPLFIEQLASMLDDADTAAGSAGGSRSIRLPPSIQALLAARLDMLAPAEREVLEAAAVVGAEFSARAVAQIVPQHHVTQVFEILDSLIAKNLVQAGRWDSLSGPVFAFRHALIREAAYDALPHEERAERHERLAKWLEALDPPAPPEIAGYHYEQAFESLTRMHNLGNRRQVLAQRGAALLAEAGFNAANRHELDQAWDLLQRAWELSKICGVWSFPIASLWAKAAQEGQRRNKTLHEMRLAFKETGDARFDAAALLLEAQSRASSDPDYSESALLADVQRSISLFEGLGPDEVPAEAYSYLALVYEAYGQGQEGLAAARRAVEYAERRADPTAKAWALRSISSLTLDGPGSLDEARVAAEDLLRFAKTSGQREMEAIALVNIASVNARQGQTFEARKTFQTGYQIAEQLERAGHSRIAFAADDIFREAGELDLLEAYLRKSSEWVEKRGHQSVQASVLARLAEVLYRQGRIDDAQETVRRARASTSADDVDAIMRLDSTEGKLHALRGDCTTALELTQRAVDRANATEWLVPRAMVLMDRGEVLRICGHTTDAQLAIEHARRLYSQKGHVEGARRANAHLASLETPE; encoded by the coding sequence ATGGGCGGCGGAACCCGGCGGACGGTCACGGCGGTATTCGTCGACGTCGTCGGCTCGACCTCCATCGCGGAACAGATGGATCCGGAGGCGTTCGCCAGCTTGATGAGCCGCTTCTTCACCGAGATGTCATCAGTCGTGGAGCGCCACGGGGGCATGGTGGAGAAGTTCGTCGGAGACGCCGTGAAGGCGTCGTTCGGCGTCCCGGTGGCACATGAGGACGATGCGCTACGTGCGGTCCGTGCCGCCGTCGAGATGCGGGAATCCCTGGCCAAGCTGAATGAAGACCTTCGCAGTCGATGGGGATTCGCGCTTCAGACGAGGATCGGCATCAACACAGGCGAGGTCATGTCGGTGACGCATGGAGACCATGTTGTTGCTCTAGGGGATGCGATGAATGTGGCGGCGCGCCTTGAGCAGACCGCGGCGCCGAACCAGATCGTGATCGGTCCGACGACGTACGAGCTCGTCCAGCACGCGGTTGATGCCCGGCCGCTCGCACCGCTGACACTAAAAGGCAAGGGTCATGAAGTTGTTGCGTATGCCGTTGAGACGCTCGATCCGGAGGTCGAAGCCATTCGGCGACACCTCGACCGTCCCATGGTCGGCCGCGAGCCTGACGTGCTGGCGCTTGAGGATGTCCTCGAAGAAGCTGGCGGAACGCCAGGTTGTAGCTTGGTCATGGTCGTTGGCGAGCCAGGCATCGGAAAGTCGCGGCTTGTAGCCGAAATCAAAGCACGTCTCCAGGCGCGCCGGGCGCTGTTCTTGATCGGAGGGTGCCTCCCATACGGACAAGCGGCCACCTACGCCCCGATCGCACGAGCCGTAACAAGATGGTTCGCTTCTTCGCAGGACGAGGTGCGCGACATCCGTACAGCTCTGGCGACGACTGTTGCAGCGGAAGCTGATTCTGACGTGATCGCCAGTCGGATCTTCCAACTGATGGGTCTCGAGGAACCGATCTCTCCTCCAGAAGAATTGTTCTGGGGGTTGCGGAAGCTCCTGGAGGCACTTGCGCGAGAGCACCCTCTGGTCGTTGCGATTGAAGATCTCCATTGGGCCGAACCATCTCTTGTTGGTCTTTTGGATCATCTCGTCGAATGGACGCGGGATGCAGCGGTGATCCTCATCTGCTCGTGCCGTCCCGAGTTCCTCGATCTCCACCCACAGTGGGAGCGCAAGGCCCGTATGACACTTCGGCTCGAACCGCTGCCTCACGAGGAGGCGCGAATCCTCGTTCGTGGGATCTCCTCGGCCACTCTCGGCCCCGAGCGCACAGACGAGGTCGTTGCAGTCAGCGGCGGCAATCCGCTCTTCATCGAACAACTTGCTTCGATGCTTGATGATGCTGACACGGCTGCTGGTAGTGCTGGCGGGTCCAGGTCTATCCGGCTCCCTCCTTCGATCCAGGCGCTCTTGGCGGCGCGTCTCGACATGCTCGCCCCTGCAGAGCGCGAGGTGCTGGAGGCCGCTGCAGTCGTGGGGGCAGAATTCTCGGCGCGGGCAGTGGCGCAGATCGTCCCTCAGCATCACGTAACTCAGGTCTTCGAGATTCTCGACTCGCTCATCGCGAAGAACCTTGTGCAGGCAGGACGGTGGGACAGTCTCAGTGGTCCTGTTTTTGCGTTCCGACACGCGCTGATCCGCGAAGCCGCGTACGACGCGCTCCCGCACGAAGAGCGCGCTGAGCGTCATGAACGGCTCGCCAAGTGGCTTGAGGCGTTGGATCCTCCGGCACCACCCGAGATCGCCGGTTATCACTACGAGCAAGCGTTTGAATCTCTTACACGCATGCACAACCTTGGGAATCGGAGACAAGTGCTTGCCCAGCGGGGCGCGGCCCTCCTCGCTGAAGCTGGGTTCAACGCGGCGAACCGTCACGAGCTGGATCAGGCATGGGATCTTCTTCAACGTGCATGGGAACTGTCAAAGATCTGCGGAGTCTGGTCTTTCCCGATAGCAAGCCTCTGGGCGAAGGCAGCTCAAGAAGGACAGCGAAGGAATAAGACGCTGCACGAGATGCGACTGGCGTTCAAAGAGACGGGAGATGCGCGCTTCGACGCCGCTGCACTGCTCCTGGAAGCACAATCTCGTGCTTCAAGCGATCCCGATTACTCCGAGTCGGCGTTGCTGGCAGACGTTCAGCGATCTATAAGTCTGTTCGAGGGGCTAGGGCCCGATGAGGTTCCCGCCGAGGCTTATTCGTACCTCGCGCTGGTCTATGAAGCCTATGGACAGGGACAGGAGGGCCTCGCCGCGGCGCGCCGCGCCGTCGAGTACGCCGAGCGCCGGGCAGATCCCACTGCCAAAGCATGGGCGCTGCGCTCCATCAGCTCGCTAACACTGGACGGACCCGGCAGCTTAGACGAGGCCCGGGTGGCGGCGGAGGACCTGCTGCGGTTTGCGAAGACGTCGGGGCAACGGGAAATGGAGGCGATCGCACTGGTCAACATCGCCTCGGTTAACGCGCGACAGGGCCAAACGTTTGAGGCGAGAAAAACTTTCCAAACCGGCTACCAAATAGCCGAGCAGCTCGAGCGAGCCGGTCATTCGCGCATAGCATTTGCCGCGGACGACATCTTCCGGGAAGCGGGCGAGCTCGATCTGCTCGAGGCGTACCTGCGCAAGAGCTCCGAGTGGGTCGAGAAGAGAGGCCACCAGAGCGTTCAGGCGAGCGTGTTGGCTCGACTCGCAGAAGTTCTGTATCGACAGGGCCGGATAGATGACGCACAAGAGACGGTGCGGCGGGCACGTGCCAGCACGTCCGCAGACGACGTCGATGCCATCATGCGGTTGGACTCCACGGAAGGGAAGCTCCATGCCCTCCGCGGCGACTGTACGACGGCGCTGGAACTTACGCAGCGGGCAGTGGATCGTGCGAACGCAACCGAATGGCTCGTGCCTCGCGCCATGGTTCTGATGGACCGTGGAGAGGTACTCCGCATCTGCGGTCACACAACCGATGCTCAACTGGCGATTGAGCACGCTCGGCGGCTATACAGCCAAAAGGGGCACGTCGAAGGTGCCAGACGGGCAAACGCACATCTCGCGTCGCTGGAAACGCCCGAGTAG
- a CDS encoding DUF6176 family protein has product MLRVAFRKIAPDKIEKIRSWMAEAQQRDDEVRATFRQETVRHEQAYLLQSGGEHILVYAMEAEDPEAARRAFENSTLKIDHEHRQVLAEVVEETLEPELLYDVRL; this is encoded by the coding sequence GTGCTGCGGGTCGCGTTTCGCAAGATCGCTCCAGACAAGATCGAGAAGATCAGATCGTGGATGGCTGAAGCGCAGCAGCGCGACGACGAAGTGCGAGCGACCTTCCGGCAGGAGACCGTTCGACACGAGCAGGCTTATCTACTGCAAAGCGGTGGTGAACACATCCTCGTTTACGCGATGGAGGCGGAAGATCCAGAAGCCGCCCGACGGGCCTTCGAGAACTCGACGCTGAAGATCGATCACGAACACCGGCAGGTGTTGGCGGAGGTGGTCGAAGAGACTCTCGAACCAGAACTCCTCTACGACGTTCGCCTCTAG
- a CDS encoding methyltransferase domain-containing protein: MTTATVDEAKLQEFVGRFAQDLGAVLHAATVLIGDKLGLYRAMADGEPVTPAELAARTGCDERYLTEWLAAQAASGYAIYEADSGRFRLTPEHVFALTSEDNPLFAPGGLQVAASTIKDVDLLAEAIRTGRGVEWGEHHHDLFEGTERFFKPNYIGNLVDAWLPALDGVVANLETGARVADVGCGFGASTILMAKAYPNSTFVGFDYHAPSIEAARKAASEAGVADRCTFDVASAKDYPGDGYDLVTFFDCLHDMGDPVGAARHVRGSLTQDGVWMIVEPNAGDKIEDNLNPVGRIFYAASTLICLPVSRSQEVDLALGAQAGEARIRKVVEEAGFSRFRRAADTPFNLVFEARP; this comes from the coding sequence ATGACGACAGCTACTGTCGATGAGGCCAAGCTCCAGGAGTTCGTCGGCCGCTTCGCGCAGGACCTCGGCGCCGTGCTCCACGCCGCTACCGTCCTAATCGGAGACAAGCTCGGGCTCTACCGCGCGATGGCCGACGGAGAACCCGTTACCCCCGCCGAGCTCGCCGCGCGCACGGGCTGTGACGAGCGCTACCTGACGGAATGGCTGGCGGCGCAGGCTGCGAGCGGCTATGCGATCTACGAAGCCGACAGCGGCCGCTTCCGTCTCACGCCCGAGCACGTGTTCGCGCTCACCAGCGAGGACAACCCACTGTTCGCTCCGGGGGGACTTCAAGTAGCGGCGTCGACGATCAAGGATGTCGATCTTCTCGCCGAGGCGATCCGTACGGGTCGCGGCGTGGAGTGGGGCGAGCACCACCACGACCTGTTCGAGGGGACCGAACGCTTCTTCAAGCCGAACTACATCGGCAACCTCGTCGACGCGTGGCTGCCCGCCCTCGACGGAGTCGTCGCGAACCTCGAAACGGGGGCAAGGGTGGCCGACGTCGGCTGCGGTTTCGGCGCGTCGACCATCCTCATGGCGAAGGCCTACCCGAACTCGACTTTCGTGGGCTTCGACTACCACGCGCCGTCCATCGAGGCCGCCCGCAAGGCTGCATCCGAGGCCGGAGTTGCCGACCGCTGCACCTTCGACGTTGCGTCCGCGAAGGACTACCCGGGCGACGGGTATGACCTCGTCACGTTCTTCGATTGTTTGCACGACATGGGGGATCCGGTGGGCGCGGCGCGGCATGTTCGGGGATCACTGACGCAAGACGGCGTGTGGATGATCGTGGAGCCGAACGCGGGCGACAAGATCGAAGACAACCTCAACCCCGTAGGACGGATCTTCTACGCCGCGTCCACCCTGATCTGTCTGCCCGTCTCACGCTCGCAGGAGGTCGACCTAGCGTTGGGTGCGCAGGCGGGTGAGGCGCGTATCCGCAAGGTTGTCGAGGAAGCGGGCTTCAGTCGTTTCCGCCGCGCGGCCGACACACCTTTCAACCTGGTGTTCGAGGCGCGGCCGTGA